The DNA sequence TCCTGGCTCTGCGACTGGGAAGCCCAGAGCAGCGCTGTCAGCAGCGACAGGATTGCGAGGCTACCGGCCGGAGTGCGAGACATGGCGAGCGCCAGGGACAGGCCGCCGAACGCGCCGGATGCGCGCGGCGGCTCCGTGTTCGATTACAGCGGCAGAGCCACTGCCTGCCCGGTCTCCGCGGAGCGGTAGGCGGCTTCCATGACCTCGGTGAGGTTCCTACCGTCGCGGATGGTGATCGCCTGTGGCGTGCCTTTCACGATGGCGTTGACCCACTGCTCCATGGGGGTCGGGGTAGCAGCGGGCCGCGCGGCGAGGTACTTCTCCTTCGCGTCAGCGTCGAGCTTGCGCGTCTCGAAGTGAAGCCCACCGTGTCCGACGACGAAGGAACCCTCGGTTCCGTAGAGCTCCAGGAGGTTCGGGCCCGACCGGTGGATCCAAGTGCAGTCCACGATCCCGATGGCGCGGTTCCCGAACTCGAACAGCGTCACGCTGTTGTCGTCGATCGGGTAGGCGTTCGTGTAGTTGTTGATGATCGCGGTCACCTTGGTGGGCGTTCCCATGAGCCACGGGATGACGTCCATGCGGTGGCAGCCGAGGTCGAACAGCGCCCCTCCGCCGGCGCGCGCCTTGTCGGCGAACCATGCACTGGTTCCGCCGAACCAGCGGTCGAGGGATGCGGAATGGGCAATCCGACCGCGGCCGAACGTCAGGTCTCCGAGCAGCCCATCCGTGACGACCTTCTTCGCGAGCAGCAGGTCCGGGCTGCAGCGCGATGGGAGCGAAATCATGAATCGCACACCGGACTTCTCGACGGCGGCGATGATCTGGTCGCACTCCTTGACGGTGATCGCGAGGGCTTTCTCCGTGAAGATGTGCTTGCCGGCCTCCGCCGCCTTGACCATGAAGCGGGGGTGGTCGGATGTAATGGCGTTGACGATGACGCCGTCGATGTCGTCACGCGCCAGAAGGGCATCGAGGTCGGTGTAGAACTCGACGCCGTGGCGCTCCGCTCCTTGCTTACCGCCGTATTCTTCCTCATCCCACACCGCGACGAGCTCGACGTTCTCGATCGACTTCGCCTGCTTCGCGTATCCCTCGGCATGGACGTGGGCGAAGCTCAGCATCGCAACGCGGACGGTGTCGGCAGCCATGATGACTCCTTGACCAAGTAGATCACTGGGGCCCGCTTCGGGTCGTGTGATTATCGCTTGCACGAGCTCCGTGAAGCAACGCCGCTGTTCGCCAAGTTTTCGGCTCCGGGAGGTTCTCCAGCTCCTCAAGGGTTCCCATGGATACGGCTTTGCCGTCTCTCAGGAACAGGGCGCGTTCGAACAACCCGTCGTAGAGCTCCGGCACGTTCGTGGCGACGAGTATCGTCTTGCCCATCGCGTGCAGCTCGTGAAGCATCGCGGCGGTTTCTGCCTGCCCGACGGGATCCATGTCTGCCGTCGGTTCGTCGAGGACGAGCAGAGGAGGGTCGTGCAATACGGCACGCGCGACGCTGAACCGCCGTCGTTCGCCCGTGGACAGACGCCCGATATCCGCGTTCCTCCGGTCATACAGGCCCAGCAGCTCAAGAGCCTGTCGCGCCGCTTCGCGGGCTTCCGGGCGTTGCATACCGTGGGACTGCGCATGGAGCACGAGGGCACGTTCTACGGCGATGTTCGCCGGAACGCCGAACACACCCACATAGCCCACGCCACGCCGGACGCGGCGAGCGTGGCGCGGCAGGTCGTGACCCAGGATGCGCACGGAGCCCGAAGTGTGGCGACGACGCCCGGCGATCACTTCAAGGAGCGCTGACTTGCCGCTGCCGTTGGGGCCCAGCACTCCAACGCATTCGCCCGCCTCGACGCGGAGGTCGACGCCGTCGAGGACGGGCGCGCGGTTCACCCTCAGCACGAGCGATTCGATAAGGACCGCCGGTACGCGCGTCTCTGTCGCGTCTGCGCCCAATGGCTCTCCTCCTGCACAGGTCATTATGAGCCGGACAGCAGTCCTCCACAATCCTAGGGTGTTGCCCCATCGATGCCAGGAGTCGCCAGGGCGCATGGAGACTGCGATTGTGCTTGACAACCCGACCAGCCCTGAGCTAACGTTCATTACGAGTCGCGCGCCGTGGCTCAGCCTGGGTGTGCGTCACCCCATCCCATGTGCGAAGGAGGAAGCTGGCACTCGGATAATCTGTTGGCTCGTGTTGCGATGCTGTAACGCGGAACCAGTGTGTTCGTCTGAGCGCCAGTCATGCTCTACCCATAATGACAGAAGAATCGAAACTTCCAGCCGATCCCGACAACACGTCCGAGTCCCCGACTCCCGAACCCACGCCGGACACCGCCGCGCCCCAGGCGGAGGCGCCCGTGTCTGCGCCCGAGACCGCCAGCGAGCCCGAGAAGCTGAGCGATGAACAGCTCAGCGAGCTCTATGACGAGTCGCTCAAGAACATCCAAGAGGGCGAGATCCTCAAGGGCACGGTGCTCCAGGTCGACTCCGAGGGCGTGTTGGTCGACATCGGGTACAAGTCCGAGGGCTTGATCCCTATCACGGAGTTCGAGCTCGACGAAGGCGGTCAGCCGAACATCCATGCCGGAGACGAGATCGACGTCTACCTCGTGCGTCGCGAAGACGCCGAGGGGCGAGTCGTCCTGTCCAAGGAGATTGCTGACCAACGGCTGATCTGGGAGCAGATCGCCGAGGCGTACGACCAGGGTCGCACGGTGGTCGGTAAGGTGACTCGGCGGATCAAGGGCGGCTTGCGCGTCGAGATCGGGAACATGTACGCGTTCCTGCCGGCGTCCCAGATCGACATCCGCCCGGTTCAGGACCTCGATTCCTGCTTGGGCAGAACCTTCGAGATGAAGGTCATCAAGCTGAGCCGCCGGCGGCGCAACATCGTGCTGTCTCGGCGTGTTCTCCTTGAGGAGGAGCGCGAGAGCAAGCGCAAGGAGCTGCTCCAGTCGCTCGACGTCGGTCAGGTTCGCAGCGGCGTGGTCAAGAACATCACCCAGTTCGGGGCGTTCATCGATCTGGGCGGCTTGGATGGCTTGTTGCACAAGACCGACATGTCGTGGGGCCGCGTGGGACATCCCTCCGAGGTCGTCAAGCGCGATCAGGACATCGAGGTCGTCGTCCTCGACATCGACCGCGAGGAGGGCAAGGTCTCCCTCGGTCTGAAGCAGTTGACGAAGGACCCGTGGCAGGGAATCGCCGAGAGATATCCCGTCGATTCCGACGTGGCGGGCCGCGTCGTCAACATCGTGGACTACGGTGCTTTCGTCGAGCTCGAAGAGGGCGTCGAGGGGCTGATCCACGTGTCGGAGATGTCGTGGACCCGACGGAACGTCGATCCGCACACGGTGGTTACCGTGGGCGACGAAGTGCGGGTGCGCGTGCTGCATGTCGATCCGTCGCGTCAGAAGATCTCGCTGGGCCTCAAGCAACTCCAAGAGAACCCTTGGGACGAGCTCGAGCGGGAGCATCCGGTTGGTTCGCGCGTCCACGGACGTGTTCGCAACCTGACCGACTTCGGCGCGTTCGTCGAGATCGGCGATGGGATCGACGGCTTGATCCACGTGTCCGACCTGTCGTGGGCGAAGCGTGTCGTCAACCCGGGCGAGGTTCTCCGGGAAGGCGATGAGGTGGACGTCGTCGTTCTCAGCATCGACCGTGAGCGCGAGCGCGTGTCGCTGGGACTCAAGCAGGTCGAACCGGATCCGTGGCTCCACGTCCCGGAGCGGTTCAAGATCGGCACGGCGACGCAGGTCGAGATCGTGAACATCACGAGTTTCGGCGCGTTCGCCAAGCTCCAGGATGGCGTCGAGGGGCTCATTCACATCTCGGAGCTCGGGCTCGACCACGTCGAGCGTCCGGAGGACATCGTCCGTGTCGGCGACATGTTGGATGTCAAGGTGATCCACCTCGATCGGCAGGAGCGGCGCATCGGCCTGAGCCGTCGCGCCTACCTGATGGATCAGGATCGCTCGCTCGTCGAGCAGTATGGTCAGCCTCGAAGCACGCCGACGGAAGAAGCCCCGCCTCAGCAGGCTGCGCCAGAACGTGCCGAGCGCCGGGAGCGGCCGGAGCGCGCAGAACGGCAAGACCGTCCGGAACGCCAGGAGCGGCCCGAGCGCACGACGCTGGGCGATATCATCGATGCTGCGCAGCGCGAACACGCCCGACGCGGCAACGATGACGACAGCGAGAGCGAGACGAAGGAAGACGAATAGCGCACAGACACCGACAACCACGCTGATCTCATCCAGAGGTGCTGAGGGACGGGCCCTGTGAAGCATCGGCAACCGCTGCACCGTCGTGCAGTAGGGTGCCAATTCCCGCGAAGTCGGCGACGCTCCCCGAGCGCAGGCGGCTTCGGAAGATGAGCGCTGACCGACCCCCTCTGGTGAGTTGTTGCGTCGCAAAGGTCGCCGGTAGGGGGTTTCGTTTCGTGAGTCAACCGGCCTAACCGCCGGAGCTGTGGAGACTTCCGTGGACTACATCCTGACATCCGAATCCGTCACCGAAGGGCATCCCGACAAGGTCGCCGACCAGATCTCGGACTCGGTCCTCGACGCGATCCTCGCCCAGGATCCGCGCGGACGCGTCGCGTGCGAGACGCTGGTCACTACCGGAATCGCGATGGTCGCCGGGGAGATCACGACTGCCTGCTACGTGCACGTGCCGGACATCGTCCGGGAGACCTTGAGAGCGATCGGGTACACGAACGCCGACTACGGGTTCGATGCCAGAACGTGCGCCGTGGTCACGTCCATCGACACGCAGTCGCCCGACATCGCCATGGGCGTGGACCGCGACGGAGCCGGCGACCAAGGCATGATGTTCGGGTACGCTTGCCGCGACACGGACGAACTGATGCCCATGCCCATCCAGTTGGCACACGGGCTGACACGAGCCCTGGCGAGTGCGCGCAAGAGCGGGGCTCTGCAGTTTCTCCGTCCGGACGGCAAAGCCCAAGTGACCGTGCAGTACCGGGATGGCGTGCCGTCTGTCGTCACGACCGTCGTCGTGTCGACACAGCACGACGCGGACGTGTCCCAGGCTGAGATCCGCGAGGCCGTCATCG is a window from the Candidatus Poribacteria bacterium genome containing:
- a CDS encoding ABC transporter ATP-binding protein; amino-acid sequence: MNVSSGLVGLSSTIAVSMRPGDSWHRWGNTLGLWRTAVRLIMTCAGGEPLGADATETRVPAVLIESLVLRVNRAPVLDGVDLRVEAGECVGVLGPNGSGKSALLEVIAGRRRHTSGSVRILGHDLPRHARRVRRGVGYVGVFGVPANIAVERALVLHAQSHGMQRPEAREAARQALELLGLYDRRNADIGRLSTGERRRFSVARAVLHDPPLLVLDEPTADMDPVGQAETAAMLHELHAMGKTILVATNVPELYDGLFERALFLRDGKAVSMGTLEELENLPEPKTWRTAALLHGARASDNHTTRSGPQ
- a CDS encoding Gfo/Idh/MocA family oxidoreductase; protein product: MAADTVRVAMLSFAHVHAEGYAKQAKSIENVELVAVWDEEEYGGKQGAERHGVEFYTDLDALLARDDIDGVIVNAITSDHPRFMVKAAEAGKHIFTEKALAITVKECDQIIAAVEKSGVRFMISLPSRCSPDLLLAKKVVTDGLLGDLTFGRGRIAHSASLDRWFGGTSAWFADKARAGGGALFDLGCHRMDVIPWLMGTPTKVTAIINNYTNAYPIDDNSVTLFEFGNRAIGIVDCTWIHRSGPNLLELYGTEGSFVVGHGGLHFETRKLDADAKEKYLAARPAATPTPMEQWVNAIVKGTPQAITIRDGRNLTEVMEAAYRSAETGQAVALPL
- a CDS encoding methionine adenosyltransferase, giving the protein MDYILTSESVTEGHPDKVADQISDSVLDAILAQDPRGRVACETLVTTGIAMVAGEITTACYVHVPDIVRETLRAIGYTNADYGFDARTCAVVTSIDTQSPDIAMGVDRDGAGDQGMMFGYACRDTDELMPMPIQLAHGLTRALASARKSGALQFLRPDGKAQVTVQYRDGVPSVVTTVVVSTQHDADVSQAEIREAVIEEIIRKVIPGEMLSPDTVFHVNPTGRFVEGGPKADCGLTGRKIIVDTYGGASRHGGGAFSGKDPTKVDRSAAYAARHAAKNVVAAGLADRCEIQLAYAIGVADPVSILVESFGTGVLSDAEIAKIVQDTFDFRPRAIIERLDLRRPIYQATAAYGHFGRTEPTFTWELADHAEQLAKYL